A portion of the Oncorhynchus gorbuscha isolate QuinsamMale2020 ecotype Even-year linkage group LG07, OgorEven_v1.0, whole genome shotgun sequence genome contains these proteins:
- the LOC124040139 gene encoding zinc finger protein 700-like isoform X1: MERHIRGAKGPSLPLPSLRLMIPPLRLVSAAIWQTIQQRHVMDYGMLEEFVTMVTEMVPELLNDSQRAQLILGLRTRLVLELCRSKPITDLQTIQPHLDRIQTLTPFWRTQADAEVGLSESNFLGLVQTLLKDPGEREHFFQDVFPVEFGPSYDVGIQKLMWQFLSRLEKLLPVSNFQQAALLLSDVPSVLEECVESISHPQQLKTLLQYHRDLCQLDNHDSPSSTDGDCILSALCLPPVERVVITTEVKEGTRMDVKEREGVDSRSGGCEKNKTSSVSDEEVEDDAEFTDPETDKVEPEYETVMGIGEDGIEKPFKLIKTQEETHYEKFRKKSKPEQKRNIGMSKEIRFSMIEKPSVDLQGIVIANMTQTPKSNQQVPRAKRSLERRTCKLCGKVVQRPAVLRKHMLTHTGDWPYQCPTCKKIYKALGSFQEHTERCVFPIEETPEDNESSISVMQYKGLMLKKILPRPQGQKAGPNEKKLKRIVCKTCPVCGKTFATGSSMKRHQIIHTEPKKCRVCKHIFPNSSELKIHMESHPKKGIHQCSNCERTFKHDYSVKAHEEACLFLSRQQGELGESRGPPATGQTDPGPSGSTHQQSMTCEAGIIQLSATLSKQNSAFTYMHSVEGSSARAKRSLERRTCKVCGKVVQRPAVLRKHMVTHTGDWPYQCPTCKKIYKTLRSFQEHIERCVFPIEETPEDNESSSTNATKHPSSTPEPNTPIGSSKRCARCPICHKFISGYLRYHILSHSDERPHACPRCGLKYKFDFVLRRHMRLFCKVRKGEPVELGEKKIHKCHECGKEFGLKSTLTAHKRIHNPLRCAYCRRMFPDQETLAIHKVEHKPVQCTMCEKSFNVIRYLSRHYVDDHQFSGPFRCTYCERSYAELSVFVRHERTHTGDLPYKCSHCPKKFHFETALVTHQRMHTGEKPCLCWECGKSFQSKGILKTHMNRVHTPQVKRFPCSQCNKAFRDKGQMKMHENVYHKGVRYPCSYCGKGFYSPAPLARHVLIHTGENPYSCTYKECTRVFKSASELRIHMRYHTGDRPFKCKDCGKGFVQAHYLTIHRRSHTGEKPYSCLTCNKSFSTSHQLSRHMKTHTGEKPYQCTDCGKAFNRRDRLRTHQDKCHPAF; this comes from the exons gtccctctcttcctctcccctctctgcggcttATGATTCCTCCACTGCGGCTGGTCTCAGCAGCCATCTGGCAAACGATCCAGCAGAGACACGTGATGGATTATGGGATGCTGGAGGAGTTTGTTACCATGGTTACAGAGATGGTTCCAGAGCTTCTGAATGACAGTCAGAGGGCCCAACTTATTCTGGGTCTTCGAAcacgg CTGGTCCTGGAGTTGTGTCGCTCGAAGCCGATTACAGACCTCCAGACCATTCAGCCACACCTGGACAGGATACAGACCCTTACACCTTTCTGGAGGACACAG GCTGATGCAGAGGTAGGGTTATCTGAATCCAATTTCCTGGGGCTGGTTCAAACCCTTCTGAAAGACCCAGGCGAGAGGGAACATTTCTTCCAG GATGTTTTTCCTGTAGAATTTGGTCCAAGTTATGACGTAGGCATACAGAAACTCATGTGGCAATTCCTATCGAGACTGGAGAAGCTACTTCCTGTGTCAAACTTCCAACAG GCTGCCTTGCTGCTCAGTGATGTCCCCTCTGTTCTGGAGGAATGTGTTGAGTCCATATCTCACCCTCAGCAGCTGAAAACCCTGCTTCAATACCACAGAGATCTCTGCCAGCTGGACAACCATG ACTCTCCATCTTCCACCGATGGGGACTGcattctctcagctctctgtcttcctcctgtgGAAAGGGTGGTAATTACAACAGAGGTGAAAGAAGGAACACGTATGGatgtaaaagaaagagaaggggTGGATAGCAGATCAGGGGGATGTGAGAAAAACAAAACATCCTCTGTTAgtgatgaggaggtggaggatgatGCAGAGTTTACTGACCCAGAGACAGACAAGGTGGAACCAGAGTACGAAACAGTGATGGGTATAGGGGAAGATGGTATAGAGAAGCCTTTTAAACTAATCAAAACGCAAGAAGAAACCCATTATGAAAAATTCAGAAAAAAGTCCAAACCTGAACAAAAGAGAAACATAGGCATGTCTAAAGAAATCAGATTCTCCATGATAGAAAAACCCTCGGTGGACCTACAAGGGATTGTCATCGCTAACATGACACAGAcccccaaatcaaatcaacagGTCCCAAGAGCCAAAAGGTCCTTGGAGCGTAGGACATGCAAGTTGTGCGGTAAGGTCGTACAGCGTCCTGCAGTCTTGAGGAAACACATGTTGACTCACACTGGTGACTGGCCCTATCAATGTCCTACCTGTAAGAAGATTTACAAGGCCTTGGGAAGCTTCCAAGAACATACTGAAAGATGTGTCTTTCCTATTGAGGAAACACCTGAGGACAATGAGTCATCCATATCAGTGATGCAATACAAGGGTCTGATGTTGAAGAAAATTTTACCGCGTCCGCAAGGACAAAAAGCAGGCCCAAATGAAAAAAAACTCAAACGCATTGTCTGCAAGACATGTCCTGTTTGTGGGAAGACTTTTGCAACAGGTTCAAGCATGAAGCGGCATCAGATTATCCACACTGAGCCCAAAAAGTGCAGAGTGTGCAAACACATCTTCCCTAACTCTTCCGAACTGAAGATCCACATGGAGTCCCATCCGAAGAAAGGCATCCATCAATGTAGTAACTGTGAGAGGACCTTCAAGCACGATTACAGTGTGAAGGCTCATGAAGAGGCTTGTCTGTTTCTGAGTCGTCAACAAGGGGAGCTTGGAGAGAGCCGTGGTCCTCCAGCTACGGGGCAGACAGACCCAGGGCCATCAGGCAGTACACACCAGCAGAGCATGACATGTGAAGCAGGAATCATACAACTCTCTGCAACTCTGAGCAAACAGAATTCTGCCTTCACCTACATGCATTCTGTGGAGGGGTCATCAGCGAGAGCAAAAAGGTCTCTGGAGCGTAGGACATGCAAGGTGTGCGGTAAGGTTGTACAGCGTCCTGCAGTTCTGAGGAAACACATGGTGACCCACACTGGTGACTGGCCCTATCAATGTCCCACCTGTAAGAAGATTTACAAGACCTTGAGAAGCTTCCAGGAACATATTGAAAGATGTGTCTTTCCTATTGAGGAAACACCTGAGGACAATGAGTCGTCCTCCACCAATGCAACCAAACACCCATCTTCCACCCCGGAACCAAACACACCTATAGGATCATCCAAACGCTGTGCAAGGTGTCCTATTTGCCATAAATTTATATCGGGATACCTGAGATATCACATTCTCTCCCACTCAGATGAGCGCCCACACGCTTGCCCCCGTTGTGGGTTGAAATACAAGTTTGACTTTGTATTGAGGAGGCACATGAGACTGTTCTGCAAGGTGAGGAAGGGTGAACCTGTTGAATTAGGGGAAAAGAAAATCCACAAGTGTCATGAATGTGGGAAGGAATTCGGGCTAAAATCCACACTGACAGCACACAAACGCATCCACAACCCGCTCCGCTGCGCCTATTGCCGAAGGATGTTCCCAGACCAAGAAACGCTTGCAATTCACAAGGTAGAGCACAAACCGGTTCAATGCACCATGTGTGAGAAGAGCTTCAATGTGATAAGATACCTCTCCAGACACTACGTGGATGACCATCAGTTCAGTGGGCCGTTCCGCTGCACCTACTGTGAGAGAAGCTATGCCGAGTTATCTGTCTTCGTCCGACACGAGAGGACACACACTGGGGATCTTCCATATAAGTGCTCCCACTGTCCCAAGAAGTTCCATTTTGAAACTGCTCTTGTGACACACCAGAGAatgcacacaggagagaaaccgtgCCTTTGCTGGGAGTGTGGAAAGAGCTTCCAATCCAAAGGGATTCTGAAAACACACATGAATCGTGTTCACACTCCTCAGGTGAAACGTTTCCCCTGTTCCCAGTGTAACAAAGCTTTCAGGGACAAAGGTCAAATGAAGATGCATGAGAATGTATATCACAAAGGGGTGCGTTACCCGTGCTCCTACTGCGGTAAGGGATTCTATAGCCCTGCCCCATTGGCGAGACACGTATTGATTCACACAGGGGAGAATCCTTATTCCTGCACATATAAGGAATGTACCAGAGTTTTCAAATCTGCATCTGAACTGAGGATACACATGAGATACCATACTGGAGACCGGCCATTCAAGTGCAAGGACTGTGGGAAGGGTTTTGTTCAAGCCCATTATCTCACCATACACCGGCGAAGTCATACCGGGGAGAAACCTTATTCGTGTCTCACCTGCAACAAGTCCTTCAGCACCTCCCATCAGTTGAGCagacacatgaaaacacacacaggagagaagccttaccaatgTACGGATTGTGGGAAAGCTTTCAATCGTAGAGACCGTTTGCGGACTCATCAAGATAAATGCCATCCAGCTTTTTAG
- the LOC124040139 gene encoding zinc finger protein 418-like isoform X2, whose protein sequence is MWQFLSRLEKLLPVSNFQQAALLLSDVPSVLEECVESISHPQQLKTLLQYHRDLCQLDNHDSPSSTDGDCILSALCLPPVERVVITTEVKEGTRMDVKEREGVDSRSGGCEKNKTSSVSDEEVEDDAEFTDPETDKVEPEYETVMGIGEDGIEKPFKLIKTQEETHYEKFRKKSKPEQKRNIGMSKEIRFSMIEKPSVDLQGIVIANMTQTPKSNQQVPRAKRSLERRTCKLCGKVVQRPAVLRKHMLTHTGDWPYQCPTCKKIYKALGSFQEHTERCVFPIEETPEDNESSISVMQYKGLMLKKILPRPQGQKAGPNEKKLKRIVCKTCPVCGKTFATGSSMKRHQIIHTEPKKCRVCKHIFPNSSELKIHMESHPKKGIHQCSNCERTFKHDYSVKAHEEACLFLSRQQGELGESRGPPATGQTDPGPSGSTHQQSMTCEAGIIQLSATLSKQNSAFTYMHSVEGSSARAKRSLERRTCKVCGKVVQRPAVLRKHMVTHTGDWPYQCPTCKKIYKTLRSFQEHIERCVFPIEETPEDNESSSTNATKHPSSTPEPNTPIGSSKRCARCPICHKFISGYLRYHILSHSDERPHACPRCGLKYKFDFVLRRHMRLFCKVRKGEPVELGEKKIHKCHECGKEFGLKSTLTAHKRIHNPLRCAYCRRMFPDQETLAIHKVEHKPVQCTMCEKSFNVIRYLSRHYVDDHQFSGPFRCTYCERSYAELSVFVRHERTHTGDLPYKCSHCPKKFHFETALVTHQRMHTGEKPCLCWECGKSFQSKGILKTHMNRVHTPQVKRFPCSQCNKAFRDKGQMKMHENVYHKGVRYPCSYCGKGFYSPAPLARHVLIHTGENPYSCTYKECTRVFKSASELRIHMRYHTGDRPFKCKDCGKGFVQAHYLTIHRRSHTGEKPYSCLTCNKSFSTSHQLSRHMKTHTGEKPYQCTDCGKAFNRRDRLRTHQDKCHPAF, encoded by the exons ATGTGGCAATTCCTATCGAGACTGGAGAAGCTACTTCCTGTGTCAAACTTCCAACAG GCTGCCTTGCTGCTCAGTGATGTCCCCTCTGTTCTGGAGGAATGTGTTGAGTCCATATCTCACCCTCAGCAGCTGAAAACCCTGCTTCAATACCACAGAGATCTCTGCCAGCTGGACAACCATG ACTCTCCATCTTCCACCGATGGGGACTGcattctctcagctctctgtcttcctcctgtgGAAAGGGTGGTAATTACAACAGAGGTGAAAGAAGGAACACGTATGGatgtaaaagaaagagaaggggTGGATAGCAGATCAGGGGGATGTGAGAAAAACAAAACATCCTCTGTTAgtgatgaggaggtggaggatgatGCAGAGTTTACTGACCCAGAGACAGACAAGGTGGAACCAGAGTACGAAACAGTGATGGGTATAGGGGAAGATGGTATAGAGAAGCCTTTTAAACTAATCAAAACGCAAGAAGAAACCCATTATGAAAAATTCAGAAAAAAGTCCAAACCTGAACAAAAGAGAAACATAGGCATGTCTAAAGAAATCAGATTCTCCATGATAGAAAAACCCTCGGTGGACCTACAAGGGATTGTCATCGCTAACATGACACAGAcccccaaatcaaatcaacagGTCCCAAGAGCCAAAAGGTCCTTGGAGCGTAGGACATGCAAGTTGTGCGGTAAGGTCGTACAGCGTCCTGCAGTCTTGAGGAAACACATGTTGACTCACACTGGTGACTGGCCCTATCAATGTCCTACCTGTAAGAAGATTTACAAGGCCTTGGGAAGCTTCCAAGAACATACTGAAAGATGTGTCTTTCCTATTGAGGAAACACCTGAGGACAATGAGTCATCCATATCAGTGATGCAATACAAGGGTCTGATGTTGAAGAAAATTTTACCGCGTCCGCAAGGACAAAAAGCAGGCCCAAATGAAAAAAAACTCAAACGCATTGTCTGCAAGACATGTCCTGTTTGTGGGAAGACTTTTGCAACAGGTTCAAGCATGAAGCGGCATCAGATTATCCACACTGAGCCCAAAAAGTGCAGAGTGTGCAAACACATCTTCCCTAACTCTTCCGAACTGAAGATCCACATGGAGTCCCATCCGAAGAAAGGCATCCATCAATGTAGTAACTGTGAGAGGACCTTCAAGCACGATTACAGTGTGAAGGCTCATGAAGAGGCTTGTCTGTTTCTGAGTCGTCAACAAGGGGAGCTTGGAGAGAGCCGTGGTCCTCCAGCTACGGGGCAGACAGACCCAGGGCCATCAGGCAGTACACACCAGCAGAGCATGACATGTGAAGCAGGAATCATACAACTCTCTGCAACTCTGAGCAAACAGAATTCTGCCTTCACCTACATGCATTCTGTGGAGGGGTCATCAGCGAGAGCAAAAAGGTCTCTGGAGCGTAGGACATGCAAGGTGTGCGGTAAGGTTGTACAGCGTCCTGCAGTTCTGAGGAAACACATGGTGACCCACACTGGTGACTGGCCCTATCAATGTCCCACCTGTAAGAAGATTTACAAGACCTTGAGAAGCTTCCAGGAACATATTGAAAGATGTGTCTTTCCTATTGAGGAAACACCTGAGGACAATGAGTCGTCCTCCACCAATGCAACCAAACACCCATCTTCCACCCCGGAACCAAACACACCTATAGGATCATCCAAACGCTGTGCAAGGTGTCCTATTTGCCATAAATTTATATCGGGATACCTGAGATATCACATTCTCTCCCACTCAGATGAGCGCCCACACGCTTGCCCCCGTTGTGGGTTGAAATACAAGTTTGACTTTGTATTGAGGAGGCACATGAGACTGTTCTGCAAGGTGAGGAAGGGTGAACCTGTTGAATTAGGGGAAAAGAAAATCCACAAGTGTCATGAATGTGGGAAGGAATTCGGGCTAAAATCCACACTGACAGCACACAAACGCATCCACAACCCGCTCCGCTGCGCCTATTGCCGAAGGATGTTCCCAGACCAAGAAACGCTTGCAATTCACAAGGTAGAGCACAAACCGGTTCAATGCACCATGTGTGAGAAGAGCTTCAATGTGATAAGATACCTCTCCAGACACTACGTGGATGACCATCAGTTCAGTGGGCCGTTCCGCTGCACCTACTGTGAGAGAAGCTATGCCGAGTTATCTGTCTTCGTCCGACACGAGAGGACACACACTGGGGATCTTCCATATAAGTGCTCCCACTGTCCCAAGAAGTTCCATTTTGAAACTGCTCTTGTGACACACCAGAGAatgcacacaggagagaaaccgtgCCTTTGCTGGGAGTGTGGAAAGAGCTTCCAATCCAAAGGGATTCTGAAAACACACATGAATCGTGTTCACACTCCTCAGGTGAAACGTTTCCCCTGTTCCCAGTGTAACAAAGCTTTCAGGGACAAAGGTCAAATGAAGATGCATGAGAATGTATATCACAAAGGGGTGCGTTACCCGTGCTCCTACTGCGGTAAGGGATTCTATAGCCCTGCCCCATTGGCGAGACACGTATTGATTCACACAGGGGAGAATCCTTATTCCTGCACATATAAGGAATGTACCAGAGTTTTCAAATCTGCATCTGAACTGAGGATACACATGAGATACCATACTGGAGACCGGCCATTCAAGTGCAAGGACTGTGGGAAGGGTTTTGTTCAAGCCCATTATCTCACCATACACCGGCGAAGTCATACCGGGGAGAAACCTTATTCGTGTCTCACCTGCAACAAGTCCTTCAGCACCTCCCATCAGTTGAGCagacacatgaaaacacacacaggagagaagccttaccaatgTACGGATTGTGGGAAAGCTTTCAATCGTAGAGACCGTTTGCGGACTCATCAAGATAAATGCCATCCAGCTTTTTAG